One Burkholderia gladioli genomic window, CCACGCACAGCGACGGCAGCACCGACATAGTCGTGCTTGTCGGTCGGCTCGAGCGCTCCGCCGGAAATCAGCGCTTCGAGCTGATGTGCTTTCGCGTATTCGATAAATGCTTTGTCGGTCATGTCCGTTAGAACACTGGAACGGGTACCGAAGGCGGCATGCCTCCTCCTGGGGCGGGGCCAGCCCCGGTTTGGTTGAGCAGTTTCCTCACCTGCCTTCCAATCGACGAAAAGGCGTCGCGCAGCGCGTCGGCGGTCGGACTGGATGACTCTCCGCCTCCGTCGTCAGGGCAGCCACAGGCCGCCGGGTCGAGTTCGGTGACCTTCGCGTGCGGGCCCGCGATTTCCCGGTAATCCGCTATCTGCTCGATGTCACGTCTATCCGGCGGGAATTTCATTTCGACCACGCTGGACAGATTATCTTGCGTGGGCGGCTTTCCGGGGTCGCTCGCAAACCATACGGGCTGTTTGCGGCCGGCTGCCCATTCGCAGCGACGATCTGGAATCGACCGCGATAACGCTCCGCAGAACCATCGGCCTCATGCCGAGCTGATATCGTGGTTCCACCAGCACCCCACCGGCATGTTCGCGACAGCATTGCCCTGGCTAGCCATCAGCGTCGCGCCACATGCGGTCATGTCTCCCTGGAATGCCGCTTGCCGACCGTCGAAATTCATGCCGGGATTCTTGCTGGTGACGATCGGAAATACTCCCTTGCACTTCGGGCAGGTAACCATCGTGCCAACAAACGCAATCGGCCGACCGTCGATGAAAGTAATCGCTCCGGACGACAGCACAGCGCCGCCGTGGGAAGTCGTGTCGCTTTCTCGAATGAACGCAAAGCTCATGGTGGGTCCCCGGACAAATGCACGCGAGGACTCTATAGGTGCAGGGCAGGAGCGACCAGATCGCTGATGCCGCATGCCGCCGAGATTCGAAGCGCGATCGAACCAGGGAGCGTGTGCATCTTTTTGCATGAACGGCGCCGCGCCAGCGGCGCTCTATCGCTTGCCGATGCAAGCCCGACGTGGCTTTCGGAGCGACGCGCTACACGCCCTCTCCAATCGAGAAACCGGCAGCATCGCAACGCCACCACACCATATAGACGTGCGTCGATGTCACGTCGATTCATGCTTTTTTTGCTCGCGCATCGAGCCCGTATCACTCGACCGCATCTGGCATCCACCGCCTGAATATCTGACGTATCAGATCGACCGGTTGCCCGCCAGCGTCCAGAATCGCCCAGTCCCGTCCAGAGATCGACATCCCGCACGCAGCAACACCTCAGCCTCCATGAGCCAGCCGTCATTCCTTACTGTCGAAGGTGAACTCGCCAGGCCCTCGTTGCTGCCGCTGCTGGGCTTGCCGTTCGGTCGGGAATGGACCATCGGGAAATCGGCCTCGCCATGTCCCCTCGGCTATTGCGCCACGCTGTGGACATACTGCATCGACGTGATGGCACCGCATCCATCGTGTCGTTGGGGCGCTACCACATGCGAGTCCGCCGATCCGATCGACGTCGCCATTGCCCACATCCCATCGTCGCGCGGCCGCTCCCCGATCCGCCTCACGCCGAAACGACGAGAAGCCACAGCGTCGCTCGGTTCCATTACCTCGCGC contains:
- a CDS encoding PAAR domain-containing protein, translating into MSFAFIRESDTTSHGGAVLSSGAITFIDGRPIAFVGTMVTCPKCKGVFPIVTSKNPGMNFDGRQAAFQGDMTACGATLMASQGNAVANMPVGCWWNHDISSA